Proteins encoded together in one Tripterygium wilfordii isolate XIE 37 chromosome 14, ASM1340144v1, whole genome shotgun sequence window:
- the LOC120014337 gene encoding armadillo repeat-containing protein LFR-like isoform X2, with the protein MQKREIGKSGGATGATTAMPAKRGRPLGSTNNVFVASAVDSAAPSSLLGPSLQVNTSFADQNNKRIVLALQSGLKSELTWALNTLTLLSFKEKDEVRKDATPLAKIPGLLDALLQVIDDWHNIALPRELVKAHRVRTLGVNSKITGFGDEYYAFGINDRGSGSAIGEGQKIAGKVRHSEWWMEEDGLFNLDEEGKAEKQHCAVAASNIIRNFSFMPDNEIIMAQHRHCLEMVFQCIEDYVVDDEELVTNALETIVNFAPLLDLRIFSSSKPSYIKITEKRAVQAIMRMLGSAVRAWHCAAAELLGRLIINPDNEPFLLPFVPQIHKRLVDLMSLPAGDAQAAAVGALYNFSEVNMDCRLKLASERWAIDRLLKVIKTPYPVPEICRKAAMILEGLVSEPQNRALLMSYENAFAEILLSDSRYSDTFARILYELTARPNNKVASARGIWGM; encoded by the exons ATGCAGAAGCGGGAGATTGGTAAATCAGGCGGCGCAACCGGTGCGACCACTGCTATGCCGGCCAAAAGAGGCCGCCCCCTCGGCAGCACCAACAACGTATTCGTTGCTTCGGCAGTTGATTCCGCCGCTCCCTCCAGTCTCCTTGGCCCGTCTCTACAAGTCAACACTTCCTTTGCCG ATCAGAACAACAAAAGGATAGTTTTGgcacttcaaagtggactgaagAGTGAGTTAACATGGGCATTGAATACGCTTACCCTTCTTTCCTTCAAGGAGAAAGACGAAGTGCGCAAAGACGCGACTCCTCTAGCTAAGATTCCTGGCTTACTGGACGCTCTTCTTCAAGTT ATAGATGATTGGCACAATATAGCGCTACCTCGGGAGCTGGTGAAAGCTCATAGGGTTAGAACATTAGGTGTGAATTCTAAAATAACAGGCTTTGGGGATGAGTACTACGCGTTTGGGATCAACGATAG GGGATCTGGTTCTGCTATAGGTGAAGGGCAGAAGATTGCAGGGAAAGTTCGCCATTCTGAATGGTGGATGGAGGAGGATGGATTATTTAATCTGGATGAAGAGGGGAAGGCAGAGAAGCAACATTGTGCTGTGGCTGCTTCGAATATCATACGCAACTTCTCCTTCATGCCAGACAATGAAATCATTATGGCTCAGCATCGACATTGTTTGGAGATGGTTTTTCAGTGCATAGAAGATTATGTCGTAG ACGACGAGGAACTTGTTACAAATGCCCTTGAGACAATTGTGAATTTTGCTCCGTTGCTTGACCTTAGAATTTTCAGCTCTTCAAAGCCATCTTACATCAAAATTAC CGAGAAACGTGCTGTTCAAGCCATCATGCGGATGCTGGGATCTGCGGTCAGAGCCTGGCATTGTGCAGCTGCGGAATTACTGGGACGGTTAATAATCAATCCTGATAATGAAcctttccttcttccctttgttcCTCAG ATTCATAAGCGATTAGTTGATCTTATGAGCTTGCCGGCAGGTGATGCCCAGGCCGCTGCCGTTGGTGCACTCTATAACTTTTCTGAAGTTAACATGGACTGCAGGTTGAAGCTTGCTAGTGAACGATG GGCAATTGATCGACTGTTGAAAGTAATCAAGACACCATACCCAGTACCAGAAATTTGCAGGAAAGCAGCAATGATATTGGAGGGCCTTGTTTCCGAGCCACAGAACAGGGCCTTGCTCATGTCTTATGAGAATGCATTTGCAGAGATACTTCTCTCTGATAGTAGATATTCTGACACGTTTGCCAGGATTTTGTACGAATTGACTGCAAGACCAAACAATAAAGTGGCTTCCGCACGGGGTATTTGGGGTATGTAA
- the LOC120014337 gene encoding armadillo repeat-containing protein LFR-like isoform X1, with protein sequence MQKREIGKSGGATGATTAMPAKRGRPLGSTNNVFVASAVDSAAPSSLLGPSLQVNTSFADQNNKRIVLALQSGLKSELTWALNTLTLLSFKEKDEVRKDATPLAKIPGLLDALLQVIDDWHNIALPRELVKAHRVRTLGVNSKITGFGDEYYAFGINDSRGSGSAIGEGQKIAGKVRHSEWWMEEDGLFNLDEEGKAEKQHCAVAASNIIRNFSFMPDNEIIMAQHRHCLEMVFQCIEDYVVDDEELVTNALETIVNFAPLLDLRIFSSSKPSYIKITEKRAVQAIMRMLGSAVRAWHCAAAELLGRLIINPDNEPFLLPFVPQIHKRLVDLMSLPAGDAQAAAVGALYNFSEVNMDCRLKLASERWAIDRLLKVIKTPYPVPEICRKAAMILEGLVSEPQNRALLMSYENAFAEILLSDSRYSDTFARILYELTARPNNKVASARGIWGM encoded by the exons ATGCAGAAGCGGGAGATTGGTAAATCAGGCGGCGCAACCGGTGCGACCACTGCTATGCCGGCCAAAAGAGGCCGCCCCCTCGGCAGCACCAACAACGTATTCGTTGCTTCGGCAGTTGATTCCGCCGCTCCCTCCAGTCTCCTTGGCCCGTCTCTACAAGTCAACACTTCCTTTGCCG ATCAGAACAACAAAAGGATAGTTTTGgcacttcaaagtggactgaagAGTGAGTTAACATGGGCATTGAATACGCTTACCCTTCTTTCCTTCAAGGAGAAAGACGAAGTGCGCAAAGACGCGACTCCTCTAGCTAAGATTCCTGGCTTACTGGACGCTCTTCTTCAAGTT ATAGATGATTGGCACAATATAGCGCTACCTCGGGAGCTGGTGAAAGCTCATAGGGTTAGAACATTAGGTGTGAATTCTAAAATAACAGGCTTTGGGGATGAGTACTACGCGTTTGGGATCAACGATAG CAGGGGATCTGGTTCTGCTATAGGTGAAGGGCAGAAGATTGCAGGGAAAGTTCGCCATTCTGAATGGTGGATGGAGGAGGATGGATTATTTAATCTGGATGAAGAGGGGAAGGCAGAGAAGCAACATTGTGCTGTGGCTGCTTCGAATATCATACGCAACTTCTCCTTCATGCCAGACAATGAAATCATTATGGCTCAGCATCGACATTGTTTGGAGATGGTTTTTCAGTGCATAGAAGATTATGTCGTAG ACGACGAGGAACTTGTTACAAATGCCCTTGAGACAATTGTGAATTTTGCTCCGTTGCTTGACCTTAGAATTTTCAGCTCTTCAAAGCCATCTTACATCAAAATTAC CGAGAAACGTGCTGTTCAAGCCATCATGCGGATGCTGGGATCTGCGGTCAGAGCCTGGCATTGTGCAGCTGCGGAATTACTGGGACGGTTAATAATCAATCCTGATAATGAAcctttccttcttccctttgttcCTCAG ATTCATAAGCGATTAGTTGATCTTATGAGCTTGCCGGCAGGTGATGCCCAGGCCGCTGCCGTTGGTGCACTCTATAACTTTTCTGAAGTTAACATGGACTGCAGGTTGAAGCTTGCTAGTGAACGATG GGCAATTGATCGACTGTTGAAAGTAATCAAGACACCATACCCAGTACCAGAAATTTGCAGGAAAGCAGCAATGATATTGGAGGGCCTTGTTTCCGAGCCACAGAACAGGGCCTTGCTCATGTCTTATGAGAATGCATTTGCAGAGATACTTCTCTCTGATAGTAGATATTCTGACACGTTTGCCAGGATTTTGTACGAATTGACTGCAAGACCAAACAATAAAGTGGCTTCCGCACGGGGTATTTGGGGTATGTAA
- the LOC120015545 gene encoding uncharacterized protein LOC120015545 codes for MKIQPIDSDYQQQFRPEPAKPVLKSRLKRLFDRQFRVSSADKPGVGDQTQYGKDGTATHEFEPSSVCLAKMVQNYIEESNEKQLRGRNRCNCFNGNGNDSSDDEFDAFGESINGGSSGDACELLKTLIPCPSVVERNLLADTAMIVEKNKNQKRKDDLRKIVVDDLFSLGYDSSICKSKWDKSPSFPAGEYEYIDVIVEGERLLVDIDFRSEFEIARSTGSYDGTLQSVPYIFVGKADRLGQIVSIVSEAAKQSLKKKGMHFPPWRKAEYIRAKWLSPYTRGSQNDAAVVEDPEVEIHESPFFENETAISEDTKTEIQEKKAASECGELDLIFGEVSETEAEVTKTSESSSSVKNYCEWQPPTVKPRSCDRSARIVTGLASLFKEKP; via the exons ATGAAGATCCAGCCAATCGATTCCGATTATCAGCAGCAGTTCCGACCCGAACCAGCTAAACCTGTGTTGAAATCTCGGCTCAAGAGGCTTTTTGACCGGCAATTTCGAGTTTCCTCGGCGGACAAGCCCGGTGTTGGTGATCAAACACAGTATGGCAAAGATGGAACAGCTACGCACGAGTTCGAGCCGAGCTCTGTCTGCTTGGCAAAAATGGTACAGAACTACATCGAAGAAAGCAACGAGAAGCAGCTTCGAGGCCGCAATCGCTGCAATTGTTTCAATGGGAACGGCAACGACAGCTCCGATGATGAATTTGATGCATTTGGCGAGTCCATCAACGGCGGATCATCTGGTGATGCCTGCGAGTTACTCAAG ACTTTAATTCCTTGCCCAAGTGTAGTCGAGAGAAACCTGTTAGCAGATACTGCGATGATCGTGGAGAAGAACAAGAATCAAAAGCGAAAAGACGATTTGAGAAAGATCGTAGTCGACGACCTTTTCTCTCTCGGTTACGATTCCTCGATTTGCAAATCAAAATGGGATAAATCCCCTTCTTTTCCTGCAG GTGAATACGAATATATTGATGTGATCGTGGAAGGGGAGAGATTGTtggtagacattgattttcgaTCGGAGTTTGAAATAGCCCGATCGACTGGTTCTTACGATGGGACGCTGCAATCGGTGCCCTACATCTTCGTCGGGAAAGCGGACCGGTTAGGGCAGATAGTATCGATCGTGTCTGAGGCAGCCAAACAGAGCCTCAAGAAGAAGGGAATGCACTTCCCTCCCTGGAGAAAAGCTGAGTACATACGTGCCAAATGGTTGTCTCCCTACACCAGAGGCTCCCAAAACGACGCCGCAGTTGTGGAAGACCCTGAAGTCGAAATCCATGAATCTCCATTTTTCGAAAACGAGACTGCCATCTCCGAGGACACAAAAACTGAAATCCAGGAGAAGAAGGCGGCGAGTGAGTGCGGAGAACTGGACCTGATATTCGGAGAGGTATCGGAAACCGAAGCGGAAGTGACGAAAACTTCTGAGTCATCTTCGTCGGTGAAAAATTACTGCGAGTGGCAGCCGCCGACTGTGAAACCAAGGAGTTGTGACAGAAGCGCCAGAATAGTCACCGGATTAGCTTCTCTTTTCAAAGAGAAACCCTGA